The proteins below come from a single Chitinophaga pinensis DSM 2588 genomic window:
- a CDS encoding glycosyltransferase, translated as MLFTIELVILIYLGACVFYNFLFAVAGRLFPKKDKTAADTLSHSRIAILVPAYKEDEVILSVAQSYEALDYPADKYEVIVIADSLQPATIVTLRAEGITVIPVSFNKSTKAKSLNAAFAQLHDDKYDMAVIADADNIPAKDFLKRVNIAFQEGHHAIQAQRVAKNLDTPFAILDAANEMIANHINRKGANALGLSASIIGSGIAFEYQLIKQALKETEATGGFDKVLQQLLVDKGYKIHYLESALMFDEKVENAAAFENQRKRWLSSQLVYLRQYFLRGFRALLKGRIDYFYMAVGQNMLLPRMLLLAGVFFMTFIYLILGHYLTVPFYAWAITAGAFIVSMLLPLPGKFYSKYLLTVILNLPRVVGIMLALVFKLKGANKTFIHTKHSKTSIDNPLVNVAGK; from the coding sequence ATGCTTTTTACGATTGAACTTGTTATACTGATTTATCTGGGGGCTTGCGTGTTTTATAATTTCCTGTTTGCTGTAGCAGGACGCCTGTTCCCAAAGAAAGACAAAACAGCAGCCGATACACTGTCACATAGCAGGATCGCCATCCTGGTGCCTGCTTACAAAGAGGATGAAGTCATCCTTTCCGTTGCTCAGAGTTATGAAGCGCTGGACTATCCGGCTGACAAATACGAGGTGATCGTTATAGCAGACTCTCTGCAGCCTGCAACGATTGTTACCTTACGCGCTGAAGGTATTACCGTAATACCTGTATCATTCAATAAAAGCACAAAGGCGAAGTCGCTGAACGCTGCCTTTGCACAGCTGCACGATGATAAATATGATATGGCCGTGATCGCTGATGCGGATAATATCCCTGCCAAAGATTTTCTGAAGAGAGTGAATATCGCCTTCCAGGAGGGGCATCACGCCATCCAGGCACAACGTGTAGCGAAGAATCTGGATACGCCGTTCGCTATCCTGGACGCGGCCAATGAAATGATCGCTAATCACATCAACCGCAAAGGGGCTAACGCCCTCGGGCTTTCTGCCTCCATCATCGGTTCTGGTATCGCATTCGAATACCAGCTGATAAAACAGGCGCTGAAGGAGACGGAAGCAACAGGCGGTTTCGATAAAGTGCTCCAGCAATTGCTGGTAGATAAAGGATACAAGATCCACTACCTTGAGTCAGCACTGATGTTTGATGAAAAAGTAGAAAACGCGGCTGCTTTTGAAAATCAGCGTAAACGCTGGTTGTCCAGTCAGCTGGTATACCTGCGTCAGTACTTCCTGAGAGGCTTCCGCGCACTGCTCAAAGGCCGTATAGATTACTTCTACATGGCCGTAGGACAGAACATGCTGCTGCCACGTATGCTGTTGCTGGCAGGTGTATTCTTTATGACGTTTATTTACCTGATACTGGGACACTATCTGACCGTTCCTTTTTATGCCTGGGCAATTACGGCCGGCGCGTTTATTGTCAGTATGCTGTTACCATTACCAGGTAAGTTCTATTCGAAATACCTGCTCACCGTTATACTGAATCTGCCACGTGTAGTGGGTATCATGCTGGCGCTGGTGTTTAAACTCAAAGGCGCTAACAAGACCTTCATTCATACAAAACATTCCAAAACAAGTATCGATAACCCCCTGGTCAATGTCGCAGGAAAATAA
- a CDS encoding sugar transferase, translating into MNTFTPELSVLKNAAPKQFEEREQTLPRQIVADSHIVLFVGQHIETPELEDQGYKCFFAQDYDTAIVTIEQLQAVFRRKPGVIIYRSHTDNHKGLNAWKQFFQQESSCASIPFLLYTDHVSPEMKAAAKQYSFIDEIITDKCLPKLASKITFINKFKQLNAFPPLTVVGGTAQRKNHKRTINAVLKRAFDIIVAGAALIAISPVLFVIAAIIKFESRGPIFYAARRAGKNYQVFKFYKFRTMVADADKKLQQLQHMNQYKGGDGPVFYKVSNDPRVTRFGSFLRNSSLDELPQLFNVLKGDMSLVGNRPLPLYEASTLTTDEWAQRFLAPAGITGLWQISKRGKKEMSAEERIALDINYSNQHSFKYDMWIMANTPKALIQKDNV; encoded by the coding sequence ATGAATACATTTACACCTGAACTGAGCGTATTGAAGAATGCGGCCCCAAAACAGTTTGAAGAACGTGAACAAACACTGCCCCGCCAGATTGTTGCAGACAGTCATATCGTACTGTTCGTAGGGCAACATATTGAGACTCCCGAACTGGAGGATCAGGGCTACAAGTGTTTTTTTGCACAGGATTATGATACCGCCATCGTAACGATCGAACAGCTACAGGCCGTCTTTCGCAGAAAGCCTGGTGTGATCATCTACCGGTCTCATACTGACAATCACAAAGGACTGAATGCCTGGAAACAATTTTTCCAGCAGGAGAGTAGTTGTGCCAGCATCCCGTTCCTCCTTTATACGGATCATGTAAGCCCCGAGATGAAAGCAGCTGCCAAGCAGTATTCTTTCATCGATGAAATTATCACTGACAAGTGTTTGCCGAAATTAGCTTCGAAAATAACCTTTATCAATAAATTCAAACAACTGAATGCATTTCCACCGCTGACAGTTGTAGGTGGTACTGCGCAAAGAAAGAATCATAAGCGCACTATCAATGCTGTACTGAAAAGAGCTTTTGATATTATTGTTGCGGGCGCCGCGCTTATTGCGATAAGCCCTGTCTTATTCGTTATTGCTGCGATTATTAAGTTTGAATCCAGAGGCCCCATCTTTTATGCTGCACGACGCGCAGGTAAAAATTACCAGGTGTTCAAATTTTATAAATTCAGAACAATGGTAGCTGACGCTGACAAGAAATTGCAACAGCTGCAGCACATGAACCAGTACAAAGGCGGTGACGGTCCCGTTTTTTACAAAGTGTCCAATGATCCGCGCGTAACGCGTTTCGGCTCCTTTCTGAGAAACTCAAGTCTTGATGAACTCCCGCAACTTTTTAATGTATTAAAAGGAGATATGTCTCTGGTAGGTAACCGACCTTTACCATTATATGAGGCATCAACACTGACTACTGACGAGTGGGCACAACGATTCCTTGCTCCGGCCGGTATCACCGGACTGTGGCAGATCAGCAAGCGGGGAAAGAAAGAAATGTCAGCTGAAGAAAGGATCGCGCTGGATATTAATTATTCCAACCAGCACAGCTTTAAGTATGACATGTGGATTATGGCCAATACCCCCAAAGCCTTAATACAAAAAGATAACGTGTAA
- a CDS encoding class I SAM-dependent methyltransferase produces the protein MKIRNPQSRFDLDIKKTDRVLEVGGGHNPHPRSNVVVDKYVDDNTHRSGDIKVLKNQQFMNADGENLPFKDKEFDYVICNHVLEHVENPHSFLKEQFRVAKRGYMETPSLLGEHLYPKKSHKWVLLEVDNKVVMVDKERISFPTSFDFGDLFLEYLPKASIGYKIMERTHPNLHTMRVEWEGSFDFIVNPDDKDILKYFEEPWTREMVLHYFPQRSLGKELAEATRAFTDICRSIIRSKVLKRV, from the coding sequence ATGAAAATCAGAAATCCCCAATCCCGTTTTGACCTGGACATTAAAAAGACGGACAGGGTACTTGAGGTTGGAGGCGGCCACAATCCGCACCCAAGGTCGAATGTTGTGGTAGACAAGTATGTAGATGACAATACACATCGTAGTGGAGATATAAAAGTGCTGAAGAACCAGCAGTTCATGAATGCTGATGGTGAAAACCTGCCATTCAAGGACAAAGAGTTTGATTATGTGATCTGTAATCATGTACTGGAACACGTAGAAAATCCGCATTCATTTCTCAAGGAACAATTCCGCGTAGCAAAGAGAGGGTATATGGAAACCCCTTCTCTGCTGGGTGAACACCTCTATCCAAAGAAATCGCATAAATGGGTGCTGCTGGAAGTAGATAATAAGGTGGTAATGGTAGACAAGGAAAGGATCTCTTTCCCGACCAGTTTCGACTTTGGCGACCTGTTCCTGGAATATCTGCCGAAGGCGTCTATCGGTTACAAAATCATGGAAAGAACGCATCCGAATCTGCATACGATGCGCGTGGAATGGGAAGGTAGTTTTGACTTCATCGTGAATCCGGATGATAAGGATATCCTTAAATACTTTGAAGAGCCATGGACCCGTGAAATGGTGCTGCATTATTTCCCACAGCGTTCGCTGGGTAAAGAACTGGCAGAAGCCACCCGTGCATTCACAGATATCTGCAGAAGTATTATCCGCTCAAAAGTGCTGAAAAGAGTTTAG
- a CDS encoding glycosyltransferase family 4 protein: MEATKKIRVLQTIRQGKIGGGESHVLDLVHYLDKSLFEPVVLSFTDGPMITSLTQMGVPAHVIHTERAFDIGVWKKVKQFLKEQRMDIVHVHGTRANTNVLWAARSLGLPVIYTIHGWSFHDSLPTWNRKARIMAEKFITQHTRLNITVSDSNHQTGVKEFGRFKSTVVKNGVNLDKFNNNGTYPDIKAAYGIPAHHLVIGYIVRITEQKDPLGMLRAYAKVCANFPDLTLLMIGEGDLKADAVNLAEELGITDRVVFDNFRQDVPAVLKAVDIYCLPSLWEGFPIGVLEAMAMSKAVVASDVDGTREAVEHEVTGLLVPPKNEAALATALERLIQDRTLRTQLQENAGKCVKANFDVRDMTHKIETVYQQVLAPL, encoded by the coding sequence ATGGAAGCGACTAAAAAGATCAGGGTTTTACAAACCATCCGCCAGGGTAAGATCGGAGGAGGTGAAAGTCATGTGCTGGACCTCGTACATTATCTTGATAAAAGTCTGTTTGAGCCGGTAGTGCTGTCCTTTACGGACGGTCCGATGATCACATCCCTTACCCAGATGGGAGTGCCCGCTCATGTCATTCATACTGAACGCGCTTTTGATATCGGCGTCTGGAAAAAAGTAAAACAATTCCTGAAAGAGCAAAGGATGGATATAGTGCATGTACACGGTACCCGTGCCAATACAAATGTACTCTGGGCAGCCCGGTCCCTGGGACTGCCGGTGATCTATACCATTCATGGATGGTCTTTTCATGACAGTTTGCCAACCTGGAACAGAAAGGCGCGTATCATGGCTGAAAAGTTCATTACGCAGCATACCAGGCTCAATATTACAGTGTCTGATTCCAATCATCAGACCGGCGTAAAGGAATTTGGCCGTTTTAAGTCCACTGTAGTGAAAAATGGCGTTAACCTGGACAAGTTCAACAATAACGGCACTTATCCCGATATAAAGGCTGCTTATGGCATCCCTGCACATCACCTGGTAATTGGTTATATTGTGCGTATTACAGAGCAGAAAGACCCACTCGGTATGCTGCGTGCCTATGCGAAGGTCTGCGCCAACTTTCCGGATCTTACCTTGTTAATGATAGGAGAGGGCGACCTGAAAGCCGATGCCGTGAATCTGGCAGAGGAATTGGGGATTACAGACAGGGTCGTTTTCGACAATTTCCGTCAGGATGTGCCTGCTGTGCTGAAAGCGGTAGATATCTACTGCCTGCCGTCACTCTGGGAAGGTTTCCCTATCGGTGTACTGGAAGCGATGGCCATGTCTAAGGCAGTTGTTGCTTCTGATGTAGATGGCACGCGGGAAGCGGTAGAACATGAGGTAACCGGACTGCTGGTACCGCCTAAAAATGAAGCTGCCCTGGCTACTGCCCTGGAACGACTGATACAGGACAGGACACTGCGTACACAATTGCAGGAGAATGCCGGCAAGTGTGTGAAAGCAAACTTTGATGTACGGGATATGACCCATAAAATTGAAACGGTGTACCAGCAGGTGCTGGCGCCATTGTAA
- a CDS encoding lipopolysaccharide biosynthesis protein, whose protein sequence is MGFKLLSVINNRHFHSLLGNLVSAFLNVLSFAILVRLLSLSAFGEWVLFIGTYTVLDQIRTALLQSGIIKFYTGSDEKTGKEVAGSAWYLVLILTGIYLLLNLIVGVALYGQFDETWRFFIRWLGVMMVVSVPFNVASWFLQAEHRFDKILQVRFWQNGGFLVLILAFHFFSTVTLPHVLFAYMAGLAATSCFTLIKGWTKVRQVVHSTKKQVLVLVKYGWLIVGSMISSGFLNYSDNFLIRTMISPAAVAIYSIPQKFMEVIEIILRSFVATAQPTLSGAANRNDWAGVSRAFSRYTGVVSIVIIPFIIGLIIFTKPLIIILADKAYLPATDVVRIFLLCAILYPIDRFIGVALDMINRPLTNFYKNFLKLVLNVIGDIVFILLFHDVRWVAFGSLLNMIICVIVGYYMLKKYVPFTLNDIVKLGWAECQILLEKVTGKLKLVK, encoded by the coding sequence ATGGGATTTAAATTATTATCGGTAATTAACAACAGGCATTTTCACTCCTTATTAGGTAACCTCGTCTCTGCTTTTCTTAACGTATTATCCTTTGCGATTCTCGTTCGTTTACTGTCTCTTTCTGCTTTTGGGGAATGGGTTTTATTCATCGGGACATATACTGTGCTGGACCAGATCCGTACCGCTTTATTACAATCCGGCATTATTAAATTCTATACCGGCTCGGATGAGAAGACTGGTAAGGAAGTGGCCGGAAGTGCCTGGTACCTTGTGCTTATACTGACCGGCATTTATCTGCTCCTCAATCTGATCGTAGGTGTCGCGTTATACGGACAATTTGATGAAACATGGCGCTTTTTTATACGCTGGCTGGGTGTCATGATGGTCGTATCAGTACCCTTTAACGTTGCCAGCTGGTTCCTCCAGGCAGAACATCGCTTTGATAAGATATTACAGGTCCGTTTCTGGCAGAACGGCGGCTTCCTGGTATTAATACTCGCCTTCCACTTCTTCAGTACGGTTACGCTGCCGCATGTACTTTTCGCCTATATGGCCGGACTAGCGGCTACCAGCTGTTTTACCCTGATAAAAGGCTGGACGAAAGTCCGCCAGGTAGTACACAGCACTAAAAAACAAGTACTCGTACTCGTGAAATACGGATGGCTGATCGTTGGTAGTATGATCTCATCGGGTTTCCTTAACTATTCTGATAACTTCCTCATCCGTACGATGATCAGTCCTGCTGCCGTAGCCATCTACAGCATCCCGCAGAAGTTCATGGAAGTGATAGAAATTATCCTCCGCAGCTTTGTCGCCACTGCACAGCCTACATTGTCAGGCGCGGCCAACAGAAACGACTGGGCGGGTGTATCAAGGGCATTCTCCCGCTATACCGGTGTGGTAAGTATCGTGATCATTCCTTTTATTATTGGTCTGATCATTTTTACCAAACCGCTGATTATTATCCTGGCAGATAAAGCTTATCTTCCTGCCACGGATGTAGTAAGAATATTCCTGCTTTGCGCCATCCTCTACCCTATTGACCGCTTTATAGGCGTAGCACTGGATATGATCAACCGTCCGCTGACCAACTTCTATAAAAACTTCCTGAAACTGGTGCTTAACGTCATCGGTGATATCGTCTTCATCCTGTTGTTCCATGATGTACGTTGGGTGGCGTTTGGTTCGCTGTTGAATATGATCATCTGCGTGATCGTCGGTTACTATATGCTGAAGAAATATGTACCGTTCACGCTGAACGATATTGTGAAACTCGGATGGGCAGAATGCCAGATCCTGCTGGAAAAGGTGACCGGAAAACTGAAGCTGGTCAAGTAG
- the asnB gene encoding asparagine synthase (glutamine-hydrolyzing) encodes MCGIAGFIDFSKKASLPVLKDMTDALLHRGPDDGGYEVYEHPNAVIGLGQRRLSILDLSSGGHQPMHYKQYTMIFNGEVYNFKEIRHELEQNGYHFTSTSDTEVLIKGYDCWKEKIVDRCIGMFAFVIYDKEEQQVIFCRDRAGVKPLYYYWHNNVLLFASELKSFSRFPAFEKKIDVNAVSLFLQYSYIPAPYTVFEHTHKLKPGHYMHLSLTNKALTTSEYWSVLDAYRQPLTDMYEGDIIRHTKELMESAYRYRMVADVPVGVFLSGGYDSSSVAAILQASSGSRLKTFTIGYKEAAFDESKEARRIAQHLGTDHTEWIVGPSDAKNILEHLPEIYDEPFADNSTVPTTLVSKLAAQQVKVVLSADGGDELFAGYNKFNQSLQYTERFPKSIQGMVSKVMNMVDPASIPYFNKQYNFASRYEKMKLIWKSGKSQQALKYISQYITESEAASYLGGAHSTYKTNFDMNGELNSINDPLNRLLSVDYKTFLVDNNLVKVDRATMSVSIEGREPMLDHRLVEFLAKVPAHIKVKNKINKYILKEIVHQYIPKTLMDRPKRPFIAPLTHWFKDELKEQMEYYLSPAKLKQTGIFDPSHIETLKQNYFNGGKVSHQKLWNILVFQLWYSRWMEQL; translated from the coding sequence ATGTGTGGGATAGCAGGGTTTATTGATTTCTCCAAAAAAGCCAGTCTCCCCGTACTGAAAGACATGACAGATGCATTATTGCATCGCGGTCCGGATGACGGTGGTTATGAAGTGTATGAACACCCCAATGCAGTGATCGGACTGGGCCAGCGCCGACTGTCTATTCTTGACCTTTCCAGTGGTGGCCATCAGCCCATGCACTATAAACAATACACCATGATCTTTAATGGCGAGGTGTATAATTTCAAAGAGATCCGTCATGAACTGGAACAGAACGGTTATCACTTTACTTCCACCAGTGATACGGAAGTACTGATCAAAGGATACGATTGCTGGAAAGAAAAGATCGTAGACCGTTGTATCGGTATGTTTGCTTTTGTGATCTATGACAAGGAAGAGCAACAGGTGATTTTCTGTCGTGACAGAGCGGGTGTAAAACCACTTTACTATTACTGGCACAACAACGTGCTGCTGTTTGCTTCAGAACTGAAAAGTTTCAGCCGTTTCCCTGCTTTTGAAAAGAAGATCGACGTGAACGCGGTATCGCTGTTTCTGCAATACAGCTATATTCCGGCGCCTTACACGGTTTTCGAACATACGCATAAACTGAAACCGGGACATTACATGCATTTGTCCCTTACCAATAAAGCACTGACGACTTCCGAGTACTGGAGCGTACTGGATGCTTACCGCCAGCCGCTGACAGACATGTATGAAGGCGACATCATCCGTCATACCAAAGAACTGATGGAAAGCGCTTACCGTTACAGAATGGTAGCTGATGTACCTGTCGGTGTATTCCTGAGTGGCGGTTATGATAGCTCCAGTGTGGCGGCTATTTTACAGGCATCCTCCGGCAGCCGGCTGAAGACCTTCACGATCGGTTACAAAGAAGCCGCATTCGATGAATCTAAAGAGGCACGCAGAATTGCACAGCATCTGGGTACTGACCATACAGAATGGATCGTAGGTCCTTCTGACGCAAAGAACATCCTGGAACACCTGCCGGAGATCTACGATGAACCATTCGCAGATAACTCTACCGTACCTACCACGCTGGTCAGCAAACTGGCTGCGCAGCAGGTGAAAGTGGTACTTTCTGCTGATGGTGGCGACGAACTCTTTGCAGGCTATAACAAGTTCAATCAGTCCCTGCAGTATACAGAACGTTTCCCTAAATCCATACAGGGAATGGTCAGTAAGGTGATGAATATGGTAGATCCTGCCAGCATCCCTTATTTCAATAAACAATACAACTTTGCCAGCCGTTATGAGAAGATGAAGCTCATATGGAAATCCGGTAAATCACAGCAGGCATTAAAATATATCAGCCAGTATATTACAGAGTCAGAAGCAGCCAGTTATCTGGGTGGAGCGCATTCCACTTACAAGACGAACTTTGATATGAACGGGGAACTGAATAGTATCAATGATCCGCTGAACCGCTTACTGTCTGTAGACTACAAGACATTCCTGGTTGACAATAACCTGGTAAAGGTAGACAGGGCGACCATGTCTGTCAGCATTGAAGGCCGCGAGCCGATGCTGGATCACAGACTGGTGGAGTTCCTGGCGAAAGTGCCTGCGCATATTAAAGTGAAGAATAAGATCAACAAGTATATTCTGAAGGAGATTGTACACCAGTATATCCCTAAAACTTTAATGGACCGTCCCAAACGTCCGTTTATCGCTCCGCTGACGCATTGGTTTAAAGACGAGCTGAAAGAACAGATGGAATACTATCTGTCTCCGGCTAAACTGAAACAGACCGGCATCTTTGATCCCTCACATATCGAAACACTGAAGCAGAACTACTTTAACGGCGGAAAGGTGAGCCACCAGAAACTCTGGAACATCCTCGTATTCCAGTTATGGTACAGCAGATGGATGGAACAATTGTAA
- a CDS encoding glycosyltransferase family 2 protein — translation MSQENNIAPLVSIVTVNYNTTAVTCELLHSINGNSYRNVEVIVVDNASKEDPTAALQAAYPAVKVIRSATNKGFAGGNNLGIVAATGEYIFLVNNDTEFTDGLIEGLQEVFQSHPDAGMVSPKFHYYFHKGTIEYAGYQSVDVFTGRNSMIGCKEADQGQYDQLSATNYAHGGGMMTTAAVLKEVGLMPEVYFLYYEEFDWCEQFKRKGYKIYYQYKSLIYHKESMSTGKNSPLKTYYLTRNRILFMRRNVALPNRIIFLLYLTLFTIPKNTLQFLLKREKEHLKAFWKGIMWNVKHRQLNLIPCVG, via the coding sequence ATGTCGCAGGAAAATAACATAGCACCGCTGGTTTCCATCGTAACGGTCAACTATAATACCACCGCCGTTACCTGTGAATTGTTGCATTCCATCAACGGCAACAGTTACCGCAATGTGGAAGTGATCGTCGTGGATAATGCATCCAAGGAAGATCCTACTGCCGCACTGCAGGCTGCATATCCTGCTGTTAAAGTGATCAGAAGTGCGACCAATAAAGGATTTGCCGGTGGTAATAACCTCGGTATCGTAGCCGCTACCGGCGAGTATATCTTCCTGGTGAATAACGACACCGAATTCACAGATGGCCTGATAGAAGGTCTGCAGGAAGTATTTCAGTCCCATCCCGACGCAGGTATGGTAAGCCCCAAATTTCACTACTACTTTCATAAAGGTACGATCGAATATGCCGGCTATCAGTCAGTAGATGTATTCACCGGCCGTAACAGCATGATCGGCTGTAAAGAAGCCGATCAGGGCCAGTACGATCAGCTCTCTGCAACCAACTACGCACATGGTGGCGGTATGATGACCACTGCTGCCGTACTGAAAGAAGTGGGCCTCATGCCGGAAGTCTATTTCCTCTACTACGAAGAATTTGACTGGTGCGAGCAGTTTAAACGCAAAGGCTATAAAATCTACTACCAGTATAAGTCACTTATCTATCATAAAGAATCAATGTCCACCGGTAAGAACAGTCCATTAAAGACCTATTACCTCACCAGGAACAGAATCCTGTTCATGCGTAGAAATGTGGCATTACCGAACCGAATCATCTTTTTACTGTACCTGACCTTGTTTACCATTCCGAAGAATACGTTACAATTCCTGCTCAAACGGGAGAAGGAACACTTAAAGGCTTTCTGGAAAGGCATTATGTGGAACGTAAAACATCGTCAATTAAATCTAATACCATGTGTGGGATAG